A genomic window from Brachyspira sp. SAP_772 includes:
- the serB gene encoding phosphoserine phosphatase SerB codes for MKLAVFDFDSTLMDGETLDIIARETNFAKEISDITAKGMRGEIDFFESLEMRVALLKGIKLETVNEICSNLPMMNGAKETIEELHKKGYKCVCFSGGFKNATTLFAEKLNLDGEFANIFHTKNNILTGKVGGEMMFSNSKGDMLVRLQKLLNISYDDTLVVGDGANDLSMFKYAKKRAAFCAKEVLKNEANIVIEKKDLTLILDKV; via the coding sequence ATGAAATTAGCAGTTTTTGATTTTGACTCCACTTTGATGGACGGTGAGACTCTAGACATTATTGCAAGAGAGACCAATTTTGCAAAAGAGATTTCTGATATTACAGCAAAGGGAATGAGAGGAGAGATTGATTTTTTTGAAAGCTTAGAGATGAGGGTTGCTTTGCTTAAAGGAATAAAATTAGAAACTGTTAATGAAATTTGTAGTAATCTTCCTATGATGAATGGAGCAAAAGAGACTATTGAAGAGCTTCACAAAAAGGGCTATAAATGTGTATGCTTTTCTGGAGGGTTTAAAAATGCAACTACTCTATTTGCAGAGAAGCTTAATTTAGACGGAGAGTTTGCAAATATATTTCACACAAAAAATAATATACTTACAGGAAAAGTTGGCGGCGAGATGATGTTTTCAAACAGCAAAGGGGATATGCTTGTAAGATTACAAAAGCTTCTTAACATTTCTTATGATGATACTTTGGTTGTTGGTGATGGTGCTAATGATTTGAGTATGTTTAAATATGCTAAAAAAAGGGCTGCATTTTGCGCAAAAGAAGTTTTAAAAAATGAAGCAAATATTGTAATAGAGAAAAAAGATTTAACTCTTATATTAGACAAAGTTTAA
- the pgsA gene encoding CDP-diacylglycerol--glycerol-3-phosphate 3-phosphatidyltransferase has protein sequence MKKHIPNLLSFSRIILSPLVIFLYFYNSIITAILALIFLIVLEITDALDGMLARKLNIVSDLGKVLDPFADTVFHITMFTIFLYEGSMPMWMYIISLYRDMFSMFVRILGGLRGFAVAAKFSGKLKTASRAIAVVIIFLIKILKYTSIVLPYDSIVYYSLLVVTIITIYSFFDYMPLLKGKTDKK, from the coding sequence ATGAAGAAACATATTCCTAATTTACTTAGCTTTAGCAGAATCATTTTGTCGCCGTTAGTGATATTTTTATATTTTTATAATTCTATCATTACGGCAATACTTGCTTTAATATTTTTAATTGTGTTAGAGATAACCGATGCTTTAGACGGCATGCTGGCTAGAAAATTAAATATAGTAAGTGATTTGGGTAAAGTGTTAGACCCTTTTGCTGATACAGTTTTTCACATCACTATGTTTACAATATTTTTGTATGAAGGCTCTATGCCTATGTGGATGTATATTATTTCGCTTTATAGGGATATGTTTTCTATGTTTGTAAGGATACTTGGAGGGCTTAGAGGCTTTGCTGTAGCGGCCAAGTTTAGCGGAAAATTAAAGACTGCTTCAAGGGCTATTGCTGTTGTGATAATATTTTTAATAAAGATACTTAAATATACTTCTATAGTTTTGCCTTATGATAGTATAGTATATTATAGTTTACTTGTTGTAACAATTATTACAATATATTCGTTTTTTGATTATATGCCGCTTCTTAAAGGAAAGACAGATAAGAAATAA
- a CDS encoding Hsp20/alpha crystallin family protein, which yields MSRMFFPMFNNRCHSGDSCMRDYSLYKRNYNINEDDKGYTIEMDMPGVKKSDLEIGVKENILSIYAERKKVMKSDDGDKEEVVSKYEQSFNISDKSIDVDNISANFENGVLTLILPKKEEVKYEKRIEIA from the coding sequence ATGTCAAGAATGTTTTTCCCAATGTTTAATAATAGATGCCATAGCGGAGATAGTTGTATGAGAGATTATTCTTTATACAAAAGAAACTACAATATAAATGAAGATGATAAGGGCTATACAATAGAGATGGATATGCCGGGAGTAAAAAAATCAGATTTAGAGATTGGAGTAAAAGAGAACATACTTTCAATATATGCTGAGAGAAAGAAAGTAATGAAAAGTGATGATGGCGATAAAGAAGAAGTTGTTTCAAAATATGAGCAGAGCTTCAATATTAGCGATAAATCAATAGATGTTGATAATATATCTGCTAATTTTGAAAATGGTGTTTTAACTCTTATACTTCCAAAGAAAGAAGAAGTTAAGTATGAGAAAAGAATAGAAATAGCTTAA
- the mscL gene encoding large conductance mechanosensitive channel protein MscL, with amino-acid sequence MLKEFKNFIMRGSVIDMSIGIIIGSAFSKIVNSFVEDIFMPPIGLMLSGIDFSNIFIVIKKGIENQGPYASLEIAKNAGAVVISVGIFFNAIISFIITAISIFIIIKMLNKIQEKILKEKKEDKKDIKVCPYCYSNINIKAIKCPNCTSDLN; translated from the coding sequence ATGCTCAAAGAGTTTAAAAATTTTATAATGCGTGGAAGTGTAATAGATATGTCTATTGGTATTATAATAGGTTCTGCTTTTAGTAAAATAGTAAATTCATTTGTAGAAGATATTTTTATGCCTCCAATAGGCTTAATGCTTAGCGGAATAGATTTTTCTAATATATTTATAGTGATAAAAAAAGGTATAGAAAATCAAGGTCCATACGCCTCATTAGAGATAGCAAAAAATGCTGGTGCAGTTGTTATAAGTGTTGGAATATTTTTTAATGCTATAATAAGTTTTATAATTACTGCTATTTCTATATTTATTATAATAAAAATGCTAAATAAAATACAAGAAAAAATTCTAAAAGAAAAGAAAGAAGATAAAAAAGATATTAAAGTATGCCCCTATTGTTATTCTAATATAAACATTAAAGCAATAAAATGCCCAAATTGCACATCAGATTTAAATTAA
- a CDS encoding outer membrane assembly protein AsmA encodes MGIKDIFKKKNIKKDSSKNKESSLENNTKENNAKKRRFKKRYIPLIIICVLFIGVIAARIYLNNDRVKTIVENVVYSSLNRKLVIEKFSYGLLFPKVEASNVILYNSTNFNEAENISLDNLRLRFSLFQLFFLRLHVKELSIDNLYVNMFTDEAGNWNIPDMPPSEPKVEDTNKEPFDFTKLDFLKLKADIENIRINNLSFSADSLSYVTNNSGLFASLSNFNLHLNLNTKRFSLSKVMGVSAPEALKKLNIKSFISNDLVYNNSALNFNDEPLFNLDVSYPNEDEIKIVFDFEVSEPNLRYNGIKKDDMQVAFNLLARYNVKTKSVFIDNISSELLNDEVLKVIASATNIFNDNIGIDLNTFYARLDLGKLNSLTSMFVPALGINMNGLLNVDADKTTGTINNLNNKLTIAMKNINFDMQKTISINNLNSTTIVDLIINPEIQVAVDNKLTIEKATALRRYRFNNANVALRVDSSLNGLTSIGSVINDPNKKSDAIVYIDDISAKYGNSSILLKGLVRFDEPTDLKLNVTSLPIADFSGGLARGSLNLDANVFGKLLNDIDLNLNGIINNFSYNLNGEVSSTTKANINMLANANIISQDINVSEFNIDLGNFFNFKSYLNLEGMGLKSGFVNVHTLRIAPYAMRNWLSTKFAELVDGLPFEDDVKITSAIAYNLSLEDTFASVTNYTTVYVTEKQYKLQDVTMQVDADVNFGENLYANIRKFNIQSPTNNLKVRVDGYFTPVLKNANLNYEVGLDTDSLYLPFGIEIGGLLSIIGNLKNNIADGDLLADNFFANMDSPDKMSILLKGLDSNIDYHFDLTPNKNQVVSTAARYNPLTSQLPNLFFDQLRVYLKIPPFIDDSIRIMDFSSSVRVQGHGLTIQDLKSSLYIGGEKFDDNLFLASISNNTAPRRGAIHLPWLNVDLGSFDTSTIKYDMRMLASDINFKYLLPPENRDKINDEKLLVNLTADIAGVGISPLNNIRPSTFFVGISKMSTEFSKFLIEMIRPINPGISTVENIVQFGYDPNSVEFSISANKVFTTFYFRDQNLDKASQQKQQLVAFEGDKFGLEPMPFSDVISYLEGGN; translated from the coding sequence ATGGGTATAAAGGATATTTTTAAGAAAAAAAATATTAAAAAAGATTCATCTAAAAACAAAGAATCTTCTTTAGAAAATAATACTAAAGAAAATAATGCTAAAAAAAGAAGATTTAAAAAGAGATACATTCCTTTAATAATAATTTGTGTTTTATTTATAGGTGTAATTGCTGCTAGAATATATTTAAATAATGATAGAGTAAAGACTATAGTAGAGAATGTGGTATATTCTTCTCTAAACAGAAAATTAGTAATAGAGAAATTTAGTTATGGTTTACTATTTCCTAAAGTGGAAGCAAGCAATGTAATTCTTTATAATTCTACAAATTTTAATGAAGCAGAAAATATAAGTTTAGATAATTTAAGATTAAGGTTTTCATTATTTCAATTATTTTTCTTAAGGCTTCATGTAAAAGAATTAAGCATAGATAATTTGTATGTTAATATGTTTACAGATGAGGCAGGAAATTGGAATATTCCTGATATGCCACCTTCAGAGCCAAAAGTAGAAGATACAAACAAAGAGCCTTTTGATTTTACCAAATTAGATTTTCTAAAACTAAAAGCTGATATAGAAAATATTAGAATTAATAATTTATCATTTAGTGCTGATAGTCTATCTTATGTTACAAACAATAGCGGACTTTTTGCAAGTTTGAGTAATTTTAATTTGCATTTAAATTTAAATACTAAAAGATTTTCTTTGTCTAAAGTAATGGGAGTTTCTGCTCCTGAAGCTTTGAAGAAACTTAATATAAAGAGTTTTATAAGTAATGATTTAGTTTACAATAATTCTGCTTTAAATTTCAATGATGAACCATTATTTAATTTAGATGTGTCTTACCCTAATGAAGATGAAATAAAGATTGTGTTTGATTTTGAAGTGAGTGAGCCAAATTTAAGATATAATGGAATTAAAAAAGATGATATGCAAGTAGCATTTAATTTACTTGCTAGATATAATGTAAAAACAAAAAGTGTATTTATAGATAATATTTCATCAGAACTTTTAAATGATGAAGTTCTAAAAGTAATAGCATCTGCAACAAATATATTTAATGATAATATAGGAATTGATTTAAACACTTTTTATGCAAGACTTGATTTAGGAAAATTAAATAGTTTAACTTCTATGTTTGTTCCAGCATTAGGTATAAACATGAATGGTCTTTTGAATGTCGATGCTGATAAAACTACAGGCACTATCAATAATCTCAATAATAAACTTACTATAGCTATGAAGAATATCAATTTTGATATGCAAAAAACTATATCTATAAATAATCTTAATTCTACAACTATAGTTGATTTAATTATTAATCCAGAGATACAAGTAGCTGTTGATAATAAACTTACAATAGAAAAGGCTACTGCTCTAAGAAGATATAGGTTTAATAATGCTAATGTGGCATTAAGGGTGGATTCTTCATTAAACGGACTTACTTCTATAGGTTCTGTAATAAATGACCCTAATAAAAAAAGCGATGCTATTGTTTATATAGATGATATTTCTGCTAAATATGGAAATTCTAGTATTTTACTTAAAGGGCTTGTACGTTTTGATGAGCCTACAGATTTAAAGTTGAATGTTACATCTCTTCCAATTGCTGACTTTAGCGGAGGTTTGGCAAGAGGCTCATTAAACTTGGATGCTAATGTTTTTGGTAAGCTATTAAACGATATAGACCTTAATTTGAATGGAATAATAAATAATTTCTCTTACAATCTAAATGGTGAAGTTTCTTCCACTACAAAGGCTAATATTAATATGCTTGCTAATGCCAACATTATTTCACAGGATATTAATGTTTCTGAGTTTAACATTGATTTGGGTAATTTCTTTAATTTTAAATCTTATTTAAATTTGGAAGGTATGGGGTTAAAAAGCGGTTTTGTTAATGTACATACTTTAAGAATTGCACCGTATGCTATGAGAAATTGGCTTTCTACAAAGTTTGCTGAATTGGTAGACGGACTTCCTTTTGAAGATGATGTGAAAATTACTAGTGCTATTGCTTATAATTTATCTTTAGAAGATACATTTGCAAGTGTTACAAATTATACAACTGTTTATGTAACAGAAAAGCAGTATAAGCTTCAAGATGTTACAATGCAAGTTGATGCGGATGTTAATTTTGGAGAGAACTTATATGCTAATATAAGAAAGTTTAATATACAGAGTCCTACCAATAATTTGAAGGTGAGAGTTGATGGCTATTTTACGCCTGTGCTAAAAAATGCTAATTTAAATTATGAGGTTGGTTTAGATACTGATAGTTTATATTTGCCTTTTGGAATTGAGATTGGAGGGCTTTTAAGTATAATAGGAAATTTAAAAAACAATATTGCAGATGGAGATTTGCTTGCCGATAACTTCTTTGCTAATATGGATTCTCCAGATAAAATGTCTATACTTTTAAAAGGCTTAGATTCTAATATAGATTATCATTTTGATTTAACTCCTAATAAAAATCAGGTGGTTTCTACTGCAGCAAGATACAACCCTTTAACGAGTCAATTGCCAAATTTATTTTTTGACCAGCTTAGAGTATATTTAAAAATACCTCCTTTTATAGATGACAGTATTAGAATAATGGATTTCTCTTCTTCTGTGAGAGTGCAAGGACATGGACTTACAATACAAGATTTGAAATCATCATTATATATTGGAGGAGAGAAGTTTGATGATAATTTATTTTTAGCATCAATATCCAATAACACAGCACCAAGAAGGGGAGCTATACACTTACCTTGGCTTAATGTTGATTTGGGAAGTTTTGATACCAGCACTATAAAATATGATATGAGAATGCTCGCAAGTGATATTAACTTTAAATATTTGCTTCCTCCAGAAAATAGAGATAAAATTAATGATGAAAAATTATTGGTTAATTTAACAGCAGATATTGCAGGCGTTGGAATCAGCCCTCTTAATAATATAAGACCTAGCACATTCTTTGTTGGTATTAGTAAGATGTCTACAGAGTTTTCTAAATTTCTAATAGAGATGATACGCCCAATTAACCCCGGCATATCTACAGTTGAGAATATTGTTCAATTTGGTTATGATCCTAATTCTGTAGAATTTAGTATATCGGCAAATAAGGTGTTTACTACATTCTATTTTAGGGACCAGAATTTAGATAAAGCTAGTCAGCAAAAACAACAATTAGTGGCATTTGAAGGGGATAAGTTCGGTCTTGAACCTATGCCTTTCTCTGATGTTATATCTTATTTAGAAGGCGGAAATTAA
- a CDS encoding DUF1318 domain-containing protein, whose amino-acid sequence MKKYLMFCIFISIIFTSCSKLILVQEPEMRVLGGKTLIEAQVLGRYRQIDESAYQISTLSTDKDLSLIMVSTNVSDEVAAEYKEALIRSMFNQDEINLYKTNAYIGENNSGYLSYIAFDVTEPEVQYGETRIEYIKEIMEKENADRKIIAEYLILSDPKLTMSNIKEVEAALYKRNIERLVNNSYYQLPDNSWTLYTNSN is encoded by the coding sequence ATGAAGAAGTATTTAATGTTTTGTATTTTTATATCAATAATTTTTACTAGCTGTTCTAAGCTAATATTAGTTCAAGAGCCTGAGATGAGAGTTTTGGGCGGAAAGACTTTAATAGAAGCACAGGTTTTGGGAAGATATAGACAAATTGATGAGAGTGCTTATCAGATTTCCACTCTTTCAACAGATAAAGATTTAAGCCTAATAATGGTGAGTACAAATGTTTCTGATGAAGTTGCTGCAGAATATAAAGAAGCTTTAATTAGGAGCATGTTTAATCAAGATGAGATTAACCTTTATAAAACTAATGCCTATATTGGTGAGAACAATAGCGGATATTTATCATATATAGCATTTGATGTTACAGAGCCTGAAGTTCAATATGGAGAGACTAGAATAGAATATATAAAAGAAATAATGGAAAAAGAGAATGCTGACAGAAAGATTATAGCTGAATATTTAATATTATCAGACCCTAAACTTACAATGTCTAATATAAAAGAAGTAGAGGCAGCACTTTATAAGAGAAATATAGAGCGTCTTGTAAATAATAGCTACTATCAGCTTCCAGATAATAGCTGGACTTTATACACAAACTCTAATTAA
- a CDS encoding Hsp20/alpha crystallin family protein, giving the protein MSRIFLPALHSIWDNFDNFSNFYNEENSISKYSDYKLEENDNSYTIEMDMPGVKKEDLDIGIKENMLSIYAERKKVMKSDDGDKEEVVSKYEQSFNISVKGIDIENISANFENGVLTLTLPKKEEVKYEKKIEIA; this is encoded by the coding sequence ATGTCAAGAATATTTTTACCTGCTTTACATTCTATATGGGATAATTTTGATAATTTTTCTAATTTTTATAATGAAGAAAATAGTATTTCTAAATATAGCGATTACAAGTTAGAGGAGAATGATAATAGCTATACAATAGAGATGGATATGCCGGGAGTAAAAAAAGAGGATTTGGATATTGGTATAAAAGAGAATATGCTTTCAATATATGCTGAGAGAAAGAAAGTAATGAAAAGTGATGATGGTGATAAAGAGGAAGTTGTTTCAAAATATGAACAAAGTTTTAATATTAGCGTGAAAGGAATAGATATTGAAAACATTTCTGCTAATTTTGAAAATGGAGTTTTAACTCTTACTCTTCCAAAAAAAGAAGAAGTTAAGTATGAGAAAAAAATAGAAATAGCTTAA
- a CDS encoding peptidase yields MFRFIYFFLILLSILSCNKKNYRLEDKNGNNNTFETAQIISKDGIKGSIVKGQKDYYYFNVNKEEIIDFDISNLGDKAITMTLCNYKTNIVKVISEFENTNENTRAYTIQTNDKGEVYSSQIMKGVYFDTSENTEENKYYIIIESKNDNTEYSFVLKKREYNETDEKEPNDIISQSQIIDVNSENRLYTIDGYYSQVFNPKLYSGDLKNMEIDSYKVTNSSFNTYSISIELSGVPSVDASIRLYDNIGNFIANYDLNNVGDGETVEKLVLYPYMSYYFVLVSERAVLNIPYRVSVLAKPYDKYTEDEPNNKDTQAQNLEFNKTYKGAIDYSYDRDYYTFNVPIQSSVKLSYFLIDSQAINLRISNENYGIIATMPQNDDEYTTSLKQGKYYLIFERDTTKEKWVKGSSKIRNYEFSMAISNEISGYYEDLNYLNDYYTNDYNNYYNNNDVFYNDSYNNQTEYNNDEETNTYIILRDEDYNAEYYHYNSEDSNMINNQEYTNYGEY; encoded by the coding sequence ATGTTTAGGTTTATTTATTTTTTTCTTATTTTGTTAAGCATACTCTCATGCAATAAAAAAAATTATCGCTTGGAAGATAAAAATGGTAATAATAATACTTTTGAAACGGCCCAGATTATATCCAAAGACGGTATAAAAGGAAGTATTGTTAAAGGTCAAAAGGATTATTATTATTTTAATGTTAATAAAGAAGAAATTATTGATTTTGATATATCTAATTTAGGCGATAAAGCTATCACTATGACTTTATGCAACTATAAAACTAATATTGTTAAAGTAATAAGTGAGTTTGAGAATACGAATGAAAATACTAGAGCTTACACCATTCAAACCAATGATAAAGGTGAAGTATATTCTTCTCAGATTATGAAAGGTGTTTATTTTGACACATCAGAAAATACTGAAGAAAATAAATATTATATAATTATAGAATCAAAAAATGATAACACTGAATATAGCTTTGTTCTTAAAAAAAGAGAATACAATGAAACTGATGAAAAAGAGCCTAATGATATAATATCGCAGTCGCAGATAATAGATGTTAATAGTGAAAATAGACTCTATACTATAGATGGATATTATAGCCAAGTTTTTAATCCTAAGTTATATTCTGGGGATTTAAAAAACATGGAGATTGATTCTTACAAAGTTACAAATAGTTCTTTTAATACTTATTCTATATCTATAGAGCTTTCAGGTGTTCCTTCTGTTGATGCTAGTATAAGGTTATATGACAATATTGGAAACTTTATTGCTAATTATGACCTTAATAATGTTGGTGATGGTGAGACTGTAGAGAAGTTAGTACTATATCCTTATATGTCATATTATTTTGTTTTGGTGTCTGAGAGGGCTGTATTGAATATACCATATAGGGTAAGTGTATTAGCTAAACCTTATGATAAATATACTGAGGATGAACCTAATAATAAAGATACACAAGCACAAAATCTAGAGTTTAATAAAACTTATAAGGGTGCTATAGATTATTCTTATGATAGAGATTATTATACATTCAATGTACCGATACAATCTAGCGTAAAACTATCTTATTTCTTAATAGATTCTCAGGCTATTAATTTAAGAATATCTAATGAAAATTATGGAATAATAGCTACTATGCCTCAGAATGATGATGAGTATACTACTAGCTTAAAGCAGGGAAAATACTATTTGATTTTTGAGAGAGATACTACTAAAGAGAAATGGGTGAAGGGTAGTTCTAAGATTAGAAACTATGAGTTTAGTATGGCTATATCCAATGAAATTAGCGGATATTATGAGGATTTAAATTATCTTAACGATTATTATACTAATGATTATAACAATTATTATAACAATAATGATGTCTTTTATAATGATAGTTATAATAATCAGACAGAATACAATAATGATGAAGAGACTAATACTTATATAATACTAAGAGATGAAGATTATAATGCAGAATATTATCATTATAATAGTGAAGACAGCAATATGATAAATAATCAAGAATATACTAATTATGGTGAATATTAA
- a CDS encoding alanine--glyoxylate aminotransferase family protein — protein sequence MRDKTFLMIPGPTPVPESALIEMAKHPMAHRSKEFSNILKEVYEDLKYVFQTKNDVFLFTASGTGAMCAALENIINEGDKVLCLIIGNFGARWAKIAESRGAEVIKVEVPLGEVIKPQMLEEAFNKNKDIKIVTLTHSETSTGAANDVKTLCSIIKKHGALSVVDGITSLCAMEFKTDEWNIDVALSGSQKGFMIAPGLSFLTASEKAFKMHEKCKYPSFYFNWKEHKKSLAKDTTPFTPAVNLITSLHASLKMIKEEGIENVNKRHKKLSLALRAAIKTIGLKLFVEDDNNASYAITSIFPPEGITVPDIRKTLKDDYDIVVANGQGSLENKIFRMGTLGFVCERDLIMAVGALEASLIKLGYKFEVGSGVKKLIEELNK from the coding sequence ATGAGAGATAAAACTTTTTTGATGATACCGGGACCTACACCTGTACCAGAATCTGCTTTGATAGAAATGGCAAAACACCCTATGGCACATAGAAGCAAAGAATTTTCAAATATATTAAAAGAGGTTTATGAAGATTTAAAATATGTGTTTCAAACTAAGAATGATGTATTTTTATTTACAGCGAGTGGAACAGGAGCAATGTGTGCTGCATTAGAAAATATTATTAATGAGGGTGATAAAGTATTATGCTTAATAATTGGAAATTTCGGTGCAAGATGGGCAAAAATTGCAGAAAGCAGAGGGGCGGAAGTTATAAAAGTGGAAGTACCTCTTGGCGAAGTAATTAAACCTCAAATGCTTGAAGAGGCTTTTAATAAAAACAAAGACATAAAAATAGTAACACTCACTCATAGTGAAACTTCTACAGGTGCTGCTAATGATGTAAAAACATTATGTTCTATAATAAAAAAACATGGGGCATTATCGGTTGTTGATGGTATAACAAGTTTATGTGCTATGGAGTTTAAAACCGATGAATGGAATATTGATGTTGCATTGTCAGGCTCTCAAAAGGGATTTATGATAGCTCCGGGGCTTTCATTTTTAACTGCAAGCGAAAAAGCTTTTAAAATGCATGAAAAATGTAAGTATCCTAGTTTTTATTTTAATTGGAAAGAGCATAAAAAATCTTTAGCTAAAGATACTACTCCTTTTACTCCTGCAGTAAATCTCATCACTTCACTTCATGCATCTTTGAAGATGATTAAAGAAGAGGGAATTGAAAATGTTAATAAAAGACATAAAAAACTTTCTCTTGCTTTAAGAGCTGCAATAAAAACTATAGGCTTAAAACTTTTTGTAGAAGATGATAATAATGCAAGCTATGCTATCACTTCAATATTTCCTCCAGAAGGAATCACTGTTCCTGACATAAGAAAAACTTTGAAAGATGATTATGATATTGTTGTAGCTAATGGACAGGGAAGTTTAGAGAACAAAATATTTAGAATGGGAACTTTAGGATTTGTATGCGAAAGAGATTTAATAATGGCAGTTGGTGCATTGGAAGCTAGCTTAATTAAATTGGGATACAAATTTGAAGTTGGAAGCGGAGTTAAAAAACTAATAGAAGAGCTAAATAAATAA
- the serA gene encoding phosphoglycerate dehydrogenase, with amino-acid sequence MKVLITDKINECVKDIIADVSEAVFLPTMSEDELTNIIGEYDALMVRSQTKVTRKIIEAGKNLKIIGRAGVGVDNIDVEAATEKGIIVVNSPDGNTIAASEHTIALMLAISRNIVPAAVSTKEAKWNRDKFTGNELFGKTLGVMGFGRIGRKVVHIALSIGMKVIVYDPFATEEIVQKVGAVYETSLDEFLPKLDYLSLHIPKTPETNNIINKDNLCKMKKNAIIINCSRGGLINEEDLKQALENGTIAAAAVDVFVNEPKIETCPLVEYKNDNLILTPHLGASTKEAQINVALDVAKQIKQVLSGGYTESAVNIPSLNPEKLEPVKDYMKIAENAGEMIMQISSGKIKSFEITAQGELIDLDIQPLEVAVLKGALSSMLQDVNYVNAPYLAKQRGIEVKTIKSETPSTFTGILKVKLTTDKEVNNVSVSLIAKNIARIVKLNDYDVIIKPQPHILVVPHINQPAMIAKVATTLSSDGINIGSMNVSENIKGSNMSIMAINVDRVIENDMIDKISKIDGVHQPKYVKLTSGYTL; translated from the coding sequence ATGAAAGTTTTGATAACTGATAAGATAAATGAATGCGTCAAGGATATAATAGCAGATGTTTCTGAAGCTGTATTTCTTCCTACTATGAGCGAAGATGAACTAACCAACATCATAGGCGAATATGATGCTTTAATGGTGAGAAGTCAAACAAAAGTAACAAGAAAAATTATAGAAGCTGGAAAGAACTTAAAGATTATAGGAAGAGCTGGAGTAGGAGTTGACAATATAGATGTTGAAGCTGCTACAGAAAAAGGAATAATAGTAGTAAACTCTCCAGACGGAAACACTATTGCTGCATCAGAGCATACTATTGCTTTAATGCTTGCCATATCAAGAAATATAGTTCCTGCTGCAGTTTCTACAAAGGAAGCTAAATGGAACAGGGATAAGTTTACAGGAAATGAGCTTTTTGGAAAGACTTTAGGTGTTATGGGTTTTGGAAGAATTGGAAGAAAAGTTGTGCATATTGCTCTCTCTATTGGAATGAAAGTTATAGTATATGACCCATTTGCTACAGAAGAGATTGTTCAAAAAGTTGGGGCTGTATACGAAACTTCTTTAGATGAATTTTTACCTAAACTTGATTATCTATCTCTTCATATACCAAAGACTCCAGAAACAAATAATATTATAAACAAAGACAATTTATGCAAGATGAAAAAGAACGCTATAATTATAAATTGTTCAAGGGGGGGGCTTATAAACGAAGAAGATTTAAAACAAGCATTAGAAAACGGCACTATAGCAGCTGCTGCAGTGGACGTTTTTGTTAATGAGCCAAAAATAGAGACTTGTCCATTAGTTGAATATAAAAACGATAATTTAATACTTACTCCTCATCTTGGTGCTAGTACAAAAGAGGCACAAATTAATGTTGCTTTGGATGTTGCTAAACAAATAAAACAAGTATTATCTGGAGGATACACTGAATCTGCTGTTAATATACCTTCACTTAATCCTGAAAAATTAGAGCCTGTAAAAGACTATATGAAGATAGCAGAAAATGCAGGTGAGATGATAATGCAAATATCTAGCGGCAAAATTAAATCTTTTGAAATAACAGCACAGGGAGAGTTAATAGATTTAGATATTCAGCCTCTTGAAGTAGCAGTATTAAAAGGTGCATTATCTTCAATGCTTCAAGATGTAAACTATGTTAATGCTCCTTATCTTGCAAAGCAAAGAGGTATAGAAGTAAAAACAATAAAATCTGAAACTCCTTCCACATTTACAGGTATATTAAAAGTAAAACTCACCACAGACAAAGAAGTTAATAATGTATCTGTATCTCTAATAGCTAAAAACATAGCAAGAATAGTTAAGTTAAATGATTATGACGTTATAATAAAACCTCAGCCTCATATATTAGTAGTTCCGCATATAAACCAACCTGCTATGATAGCCAAAGTTGCAACTACATTATCAAGCGATGGAATAAATATTGGCTCTATGAATGTATCAGAAAACATAAAGGGAAGCAATATGTCTATAATGGCTATAAACGTTGATAGAGTAATAGAAAATGACATGATAGATAAAATATCAAAAATAGACGGTGTTCATCAACCAAAGTATGTTAAACTTACTTCAGGATATACACTATAA